One Streptomyces sp. NBC_00554 DNA segment encodes these proteins:
- a CDS encoding endonuclease/exonuclease/phosphatase family protein, which yields MDTAPAGWSAPEWESVTPRRRGRLWFAGSLLAAVSVVLGFRVGDSDGITPVPQLLAFLPWLLAPAGLGLAISALALWRTGMVWGMAVVFGLIWYMDPYGKISEPTGAAVAELRVMTSNVQFGRATDALIAAVEREKPAIVFVEECEYACSRALEDAFGGSGGAFPYREAVEGAGSDGSVILSRFPLKGADGLPGTTMGMPGAVADVKGHDVRLQLAHPMPPLPGQVGVWRRELGELRDYAAAGDQPTILAGDFNASQDHAAFRRILDTGLRDGSRLAGESRTPSWPSRTTPVLGAQIDHVLVSADFSANKATFLDLSDSDHRALVVDLTLHQRG from the coding sequence TTGGATACTGCGCCGGCGGGGTGGTCTGCTCCGGAGTGGGAGAGTGTCACGCCGCGGCGGCGCGGGCGCCTCTGGTTCGCGGGGTCGCTGCTGGCCGCGGTGAGTGTGGTCCTCGGGTTCCGGGTGGGCGACAGCGACGGGATCACTCCCGTGCCGCAGCTGCTCGCGTTCCTGCCCTGGCTGCTCGCGCCCGCTGGGCTGGGACTCGCGATCTCGGCGCTCGCCCTCTGGCGGACCGGGATGGTGTGGGGCATGGCCGTTGTCTTCGGCCTCATCTGGTACATGGACCCGTACGGGAAGATCAGCGAGCCGACCGGGGCGGCCGTCGCCGAACTCCGTGTGATGACTTCCAACGTGCAGTTCGGGCGGGCGACCGACGCGCTCATCGCCGCCGTCGAGCGGGAGAAACCCGCCATCGTGTTCGTGGAGGAGTGCGAGTACGCGTGCTCCCGCGCGCTGGAGGACGCCTTCGGCGGGAGCGGCGGCGCGTTCCCGTACCGGGAGGCCGTCGAGGGCGCCGGATCCGACGGGTCCGTGATCCTCAGCCGGTTCCCGCTCAAGGGCGCCGACGGCCTGCCCGGGACCACCATGGGCATGCCCGGCGCCGTGGCCGACGTAAAGGGACACGACGTACGGCTGCAGCTCGCGCACCCGATGCCCCCGCTCCCCGGCCAGGTCGGCGTCTGGCGGCGTGAGCTCGGCGAGCTGCGCGACTACGCGGCGGCAGGCGACCAACCCACCATCCTGGCCGGGGACTTCAACGCCTCCCAGGACCACGCCGCGTTCCGCCGCATCCTCGACACCGGCCTGCGCGACGGCTCCCGCCTCGCCGGAGAGTCCCGCACCCCCAGCTGGCCCTCCCGGACCACCCCGGTCCTCGGCGCCCAGATCGACCACGTCCTGGTCTCCGCGGACTTCTCGGCGAACAAGGCCACCTTCCTCGACCTCAGCGATTCCGACCACCGCGCGCTGGTCGTCGATCTCACCCTCCACCAGCGCGGCTGA
- a CDS encoding FUSC family protein, with protein sequence MFRQFPISRLTPPDWLVRNLQPQRAPIPWAAVARAAIAMTLPLVIGLAVGQPEYGALASMGALSGVIGDTADAYRMRILNIAVPQLFGAIGVTIGSLVYGHGWVTVVTVTVIALLSGMISSIGAVASVSGLLLLLNCVIGAGLPLPGEWWITPLLMSGGGLLVLVLALLAWPLRSRVPERAAVAASYRTVADLLASSGTEKYDELRLAVTESLNKSYDLVLARRAFQHGRSPELVRLLAQLNAVTPVVEAAPAAHQYGKPLPAEVPAAVRHLADAVETGYSGPIGLKLPVPESETARAVDHALRYAADVVTDQAPNAGNVDDRLGRPAALRVRAARAARNVVLSNASWRYGLRLALCIGLAQALVSIVPVPRSYWVALTITFVMKPDFGSVFSRALLRALGTVVGLVVAAGVLAVVPLGWWDVPVMLVLAPLIPAFTPRGYGYQTAAVTPVILLLSDVLNHQGTALLVPRLVDSLMGCAIAIVAGYLLWPESWHTRVGDRLADAVAETAGYVEYAFGDGADPAARSRMRRRLYRDLSAIRTEFQRALTEPPPGGRRAAAWLPLVVAVERIVDATTAAGVRIRHGASRPSPAEVGQVTLQLRELSDGLRETDVLFEVRTDLTGPSGSVLEPLRQEVAAARAITSPH encoded by the coding sequence ATGTTCCGCCAGTTCCCCATCAGCCGCCTCACCCCTCCCGACTGGCTGGTCAGGAACCTCCAACCGCAGCGGGCTCCCATCCCCTGGGCCGCCGTCGCCCGCGCCGCGATCGCGATGACCCTGCCGCTCGTCATCGGCCTCGCCGTGGGACAGCCGGAGTACGGCGCGCTCGCCTCCATGGGCGCCCTGTCGGGGGTCATCGGCGACACCGCCGACGCCTACCGCATGCGGATCCTCAACATCGCCGTCCCCCAGCTCTTCGGCGCCATCGGCGTCACCATCGGCTCACTCGTGTACGGGCACGGCTGGGTCACCGTCGTCACGGTCACCGTCATCGCGCTCCTCTCCGGGATGATCTCGTCGATCGGCGCCGTGGCCTCCGTGTCCGGCCTGCTACTGCTCCTCAACTGCGTGATCGGCGCCGGACTTCCACTGCCGGGCGAGTGGTGGATCACGCCGCTGCTGATGTCCGGCGGCGGGCTCCTGGTGCTCGTCCTGGCGCTGCTCGCCTGGCCGCTGCGGTCGCGGGTGCCCGAGCGGGCCGCGGTCGCCGCGAGCTACCGGACGGTGGCGGATCTGCTCGCCTCGAGCGGCACCGAGAAGTACGACGAACTCCGCCTGGCCGTCACCGAGTCCCTCAACAAGTCCTACGACCTCGTCCTCGCCCGGCGCGCCTTCCAGCACGGCCGCAGCCCCGAACTCGTGCGCCTGCTGGCCCAGTTGAACGCCGTGACGCCCGTCGTGGAGGCGGCTCCGGCGGCCCACCAGTACGGCAAGCCGCTGCCGGCCGAAGTCCCCGCCGCCGTACGCCATCTCGCCGACGCGGTGGAGACCGGTTACAGCGGCCCGATAGGGCTCAAGCTCCCGGTGCCCGAGAGCGAGACCGCGCGCGCCGTCGACCACGCCCTGCGGTACGCCGCCGACGTGGTGACGGACCAGGCCCCGAACGCGGGCAACGTCGACGACCGGCTCGGCAGGCCCGCCGCGCTCCGCGTCCGCGCCGCACGCGCCGCACGCAACGTCGTCCTGTCCAACGCCTCCTGGCGCTACGGCCTGCGCCTCGCCCTGTGTATCGGCCTCGCGCAGGCCCTCGTCTCGATCGTCCCGGTGCCGCGTTCCTACTGGGTCGCCCTCACCATCACCTTCGTGATGAAGCCCGACTTCGGTTCCGTCTTCTCCCGGGCGCTGCTGCGCGCCCTCGGCACGGTCGTGGGGCTCGTCGTCGCGGCCGGCGTCCTCGCCGTCGTACCGCTCGGCTGGTGGGACGTGCCCGTGATGCTCGTCCTCGCCCCGCTCATCCCCGCGTTCACCCCGCGCGGATACGGCTACCAGACCGCCGCCGTCACCCCGGTGATCCTCCTCCTCTCCGACGTCCTCAACCACCAGGGCACGGCACTCCTCGTACCGCGCCTGGTCGACTCCCTCATGGGGTGCGCGATCGCCATCGTCGCCGGGTACCTGCTGTGGCCGGAGAGCTGGCACACCCGGGTCGGCGACCGGCTCGCGGACGCGGTCGCGGAAACCGCCGGGTACGTGGAGTACGCGTTCGGCGACGGCGCCGACCCCGCCGCCCGCTCCCGGATGCGCCGCCGCCTCTACCGCGACCTCTCCGCCATCCGTACGGAGTTCCAGCGCGCCCTGACCGAACCGCCACCGGGCGGACGGCGCGCCGCCGCCTGGCTCCCGCTCGTCGTCGCCGTCGAGCGGATCGTCGACGCGACGACGGCGGCCGGGGTACGGATCAGGCACGGGGCTTCCCGCCCTTCGCCCGCCGAGGTCGGCCAGGTCACCCTGCAATTGCGGGAGTTGTCCGATGGCCTGCGCGAGACCGACGTGCTCTTCGAGGTCCGTACGGATCTCACCGGGCCGTCGGGGAGCGTCCTCGAACCGCTCCGGCAGGAGGTCGCGGCGGCACGGGCGATCACGTCGCCGCACTGA
- a CDS encoding PhoX family phosphatase → MRRLLPLIGTPDSHPGGRSAMTCLYRCGNACFHEIPNTSDNEYVGDVIATALSRRSMMRAAAVVTVATAAGTAVIGTGAQQAQAATEAAATTAKSDKAARGLRFTAVAPNLTDAVVIPDGYAQNVVIRWGEPILRGAPAFDPDNQTAAAQAAQFGYNNDFLALLPLPGERGRQVLVANHEYTDEVLMFKAYDAANPTREQAEIAWAAHGLSVVVVEEDKRSGKLTAVPRHHLNRRVTATTEFKVTGPAAGSDLLKTSADPTGKKVLGTLNNCAGGETPWGTTLHGEENFNQYFANSSRPTDARYGIGTGATERKWERFDKRFDVAQEPNEVHRFGYVVELDPYDPTSTPRKRTALGRFKHEGATVRLTDDGRPVLYTGDDERFDYFYKFVGSKKMKKGSSRSAREHNLTLLDEGTLYVAKLTGDSPVAEIDGTGKLPADGEFDGGGVWIPLATATAKGAVSHVEGMTAEEVYVFTRLAGDKVGATKMDRPEDIQPSPTTGKVYVALTNNTNRGVGSNAKADEANPRNANKHGHILELTEGRNRPESLTFAWSLFLVAGDPTDPATYFAGFPKEKVSPISCPDNVAFDPHGNLWISTDGNQLGSHDGLFGVATKGDRRGELKQFLTVPTGAETCGPLVQDRRVLVAVQHPGEISGATVEKPASIWPDGAGKIVRPAVVSVWRKDGCDIGV, encoded by the coding sequence GTGCGCAGACTTCTGCCGTTGATCGGAACGCCCGACTCGCATCCCGGTGGCAGGTCGGCCATGACCTGCCTGTACCGCTGTGGCAACGCCTGTTTCCACGAGATACCGAACACCAGCGACAACGAGTACGTCGGTGACGTCATCGCCACCGCGCTGAGCCGCCGTTCGATGATGCGTGCCGCGGCCGTCGTGACCGTCGCCACCGCGGCGGGCACCGCCGTCATCGGCACCGGCGCCCAGCAGGCGCAGGCGGCCACCGAAGCTGCCGCGACGACTGCCAAGAGCGACAAGGCGGCCCGCGGCCTCCGCTTCACCGCCGTCGCCCCCAACCTCACCGACGCCGTGGTGATCCCCGACGGGTACGCCCAGAACGTCGTGATCCGCTGGGGCGAGCCCATCCTCCGCGGCGCCCCGGCCTTCGACCCGGACAACCAGACCGCCGCGGCACAGGCGGCCCAGTTCGGCTACAACAATGACTTCCTGGCGCTGCTGCCGCTCCCCGGTGAGCGAGGCCGTCAGGTGCTTGTGGCGAACCACGAGTACACGGACGAGGTCCTGATGTTCAAGGCGTACGACGCCGCGAACCCGACCCGTGAGCAGGCCGAGATCGCCTGGGCGGCGCACGGCCTGTCCGTCGTGGTCGTGGAGGAGGACAAGCGGAGCGGCAAGCTGACCGCGGTCCCCCGCCACCACCTCAACCGCCGTGTCACCGCGACCACCGAGTTCAAGGTGACGGGACCGGCCGCCGGCTCGGACCTCCTCAAGACCTCCGCCGACCCGACCGGCAAGAAGGTCCTCGGCACGCTCAACAACTGCGCCGGCGGCGAGACCCCCTGGGGCACGACGCTGCACGGCGAGGAGAACTTCAACCAGTACTTCGCCAACAGCAGCCGCCCCACCGACGCCCGCTACGGCATCGGCACCGGCGCCACCGAGCGCAAGTGGGAGCGTTTCGACAAGCGCTTCGACGTCGCCCAGGAGCCGAACGAGGTCCACCGCTTCGGCTACGTCGTGGAGCTGGACCCGTACGACCCCACCTCCACGCCCCGCAAGCGCACCGCGCTCGGCCGCTTCAAGCACGAGGGCGCCACCGTCCGCCTCACGGACGACGGCCGCCCGGTCCTCTACACCGGTGACGACGAGCGCTTCGACTACTTCTACAAGTTCGTCGGCAGCAAGAAGATGAAGAAGGGCAGCTCCCGCTCCGCCCGCGAGCACAACCTGACCCTCCTCGACGAGGGCACGCTCTACGTCGCCAAGCTCACCGGCGACTCCCCGGTGGCCGAGATCGACGGCACGGGCAAGCTGCCGGCCGACGGCGAGTTCGACGGCGGCGGCGTGTGGATCCCGCTCGCGACCGCCACCGCGAAGGGCGCCGTCTCGCACGTCGAGGGCATGACCGCCGAGGAGGTGTACGTCTTCACGCGCCTCGCCGGTGACAAGGTCGGCGCCACGAAGATGGACCGCCCCGAGGACATCCAGCCCTCCCCGACCACCGGCAAGGTGTACGTCGCCCTGACGAACAACACCAACCGCGGTGTCGGCAGCAACGCCAAGGCCGACGAGGCCAACCCGCGCAACGCCAACAAGCACGGGCACATCCTCGAACTCACCGAGGGCCGCAACCGCCCCGAGAGCCTGACCTTCGCCTGGTCGCTGTTCCTCGTCGCGGGTGACCCGACCGACCCGGCCACCTACTTCGCGGGCTTCCCGAAGGAGAAGGTCAGCCCGATCTCCTGCCCGGACAACGTGGCCTTCGACCCGCACGGCAACCTGTGGATCTCCACCGACGGCAACCAGCTCGGTTCGCACGACGGCCTGTTCGGTGTCGCGACCAAGGGCGACCGGCGCGGTGAGCTGAAGCAGTTCCTGACCGTCCCGACCGGCGCGGAGACCTGCGGCCCGCTCGTCCAGGACCGGCGCGTGCTCGTCGCCGTCCAGCACCCGGGCGAGATCAGCGGCGCGACCGTCGAGAAGCCTGCGAGCATCTGGCCCGACGGCGCCGGCAAGATCGTCCGCCCGGCGGTCGTCTCGGTGTGGCGCAAGGACGGCTGCGACATCGGCGTCTGA
- a CDS encoding VWA domain-containing protein, which translates to MGILTVLRNAFGRSRKGRDADGETSREVSTPTAPERVPAQETEPRIPAPSSELQPEPAPAVEVPAPATEPKPSVVDELVSAAFDNVTVPPARTPEPEPVIEPEQAETPAPVIEPEPVVEPAVAAEAVVEPEPEVVAEAEAEAEVAAETEPEPEAEIVAEPETASVVEAEPEAEVVAEPEVVAEPEVVAEPETVAEAEPEPEIAAEPEPAAEPEPVVAEEPAPAAAQADEPAAADGDEAPPGPPAADDETVTGGAGGNNDPAEGRVPTPRPEAEETPEPEAEKLTPAAAQADVPASLLTAYTEAAAALTTQKLTGTSAKVYLVLDRSASMRPYYKDGSAQALGEQTLALAAHLDPEATVHVVFFSTELDGTGELTLTDHENKVDELHADLGRMGRTSYHAAVEEILTHYQKSDTTAPALVVFQTDGAPDAKTPATQSLTDAAKSHPSVFFSFVAFGETENKAFDYLRKLKTENTAFFHAGPTPRELTDAEIYEGVLANWRP; encoded by the coding sequence ATGGGCATTCTCACCGTCTTGCGGAATGCGTTCGGCCGCTCACGCAAGGGTCGTGACGCCGACGGGGAGACCTCGCGGGAGGTTTCGACTCCGACGGCTCCCGAACGGGTCCCCGCACAGGAGACCGAGCCGAGGATTCCGGCACCGTCCTCCGAACTCCAGCCGGAACCCGCACCGGCCGTGGAGGTCCCCGCACCTGCCACCGAGCCCAAGCCGTCCGTCGTGGACGAGCTGGTGTCAGCGGCCTTCGACAATGTGACGGTTCCGCCGGCACGGACCCCGGAGCCGGAGCCGGTGATCGAGCCCGAGCAGGCGGAGACGCCCGCACCGGTGATCGAGCCCGAGCCGGTCGTCGAGCCCGCGGTCGCGGCGGAGGCTGTGGTCGAGCCGGAGCCGGAGGTCGTCGCGGAGGCGGAGGCGGAGGCCGAGGTTGCGGCCGAAACCGAGCCGGAGCCCGAGGCCGAGATCGTGGCCGAGCCGGAGACCGCGAGCGTGGTCGAGGCGGAGCCGGAGGCCGAGGTCGTGGCCGAGCCGGAGGTCGTGGCCGAGCCGGAGGTCGTGGCCGAGCCCGAGACTGTGGCCGAGGCCGAGCCGGAGCCCGAGATCGCGGCTGAGCCCGAGCCCGCTGCCGAGCCCGAGCCGGTCGTCGCCGAGGAGCCCGCTCCCGCCGCCGCACAGGCGGACGAGCCCGCGGCCGCCGACGGCGATGAGGCCCCACCGGGGCCACCCGCAGCCGACGACGAGACTGTCACGGGTGGTGCGGGTGGGAACAACGACCCGGCCGAAGGCCGGGTGCCCACCCCCCGGCCCGAGGCCGAAGAAACCCCCGAGCCGGAGGCGGAGAAGCTCACCCCGGCCGCCGCCCAGGCAGACGTACCCGCAAGCCTCCTCACCGCCTACACCGAGGCAGCCGCAGCTCTCACAACGCAGAAGCTCACCGGCACGAGTGCCAAGGTCTACCTCGTCCTCGACCGCTCCGCGAGCATGCGCCCGTACTACAAGGACGGCTCCGCCCAGGCCCTCGGCGAGCAGACCCTCGCCCTCGCCGCCCACCTCGACCCCGAGGCCACGGTCCACGTCGTCTTCTTCTCCACGGAGCTGGACGGCACCGGCGAGCTGACCCTCACCGACCACGAGAACAAGGTCGACGAGCTCCACGCGGACCTCGGCCGCATGGGACGTACGAGCTACCACGCGGCCGTGGAGGAAATCCTCACGCACTACCAGAAGTCGGACACCACGGCCCCCGCCCTCGTCGTCTTCCAGACGGACGGCGCCCCCGACGCCAAGACCCCCGCCACCCAGTCCCTCACGGACGCGGCGAAGAGCCACCCCTCCGTCTTCTTCTCCTTCGTCGCCTTCGGAGAGACGGAGAACAAGGCCTTCGACTACCTCCGCAAGCTGAAGACCGAGAACACGGCCTTCTTCCACGCGGGCCCGACCCCGCGCGAACTGACGGACGCCGAGATCTACGAGGGCGTACTGGCGAACTGGCGCCCGTAA